The nucleotide window CTTCGTTGGTGCCGCCGATGGCGAGGAAGTTTTCGATGGTGGTGATATCTGTATCGGTGAGGCCTCTTTCTGCCAGTTCTTTTCTTACACCTTCCGCACCGATTTTATCGAGTTTGTCGATGGAGATGGTGATATCGGTGAGCAGTTCCGGTTTACCGATTACTTCGGCGAGGCCGCTGAGGATTTTGCGGTTGTTGATGCGCAGTTCATAACCTTGGAGGCCCAGTTTGGTGAGCACAGTATCGTAGATCATGAGCAGTTCCACTTCGTTGAGAAGGGAGTTGCTGCCTACCACGTCGGCATCACACTGGTAGAACTCGCGGTAGCGGCCGCGCTGAGGTCTGTCGGCGCGCCATACCGGTTGCATCTGGTAGCGTTTGAAGGGGAGGGCCAGATCGTTCTGGTTCATCACCACATAACGGGCGAAGGGGATGGTGAGGTCATAGCGGAGGGCTTTTTCAGTGACAGCGGATACCAGCGATTTGTTGTCGGTGGCGACCTGTGCTTTCGGGAAAATGTCTCCGTTGTTGAGTATTTTGAACATCAGCTTATCGCCTTCCTCGCCGTATTTGCCGGTGAGGGTGGAGAGGTTTTCCATGGCGGGTGTTTCCAGGGGTTGGAAGCCAAATACCTCGAAGGTTTCGCGGATGGTACTGAAAATATAGTTACGTTTTCTGACCACTACAGGGCCAAAATCGCGGGTACCGTTTGGAATACCGGGTTTTATCATCTCAAAAAAATATTATGGGTGTTTGTTATTGTTTGTTGTCCGTGATGCTTTTACAGGCATCATAAATCAGTTTAAAGACCGGGGCGAAGAGGGCGTCATCGAACCAGGGGTCGGGTACGTCCTGATCATCCGGCAGCAGATGGTGTACTTTGGCCTTGTCAGCTGCATTGCGGGCCTTTTTCAGCACGTCACGATGGTTGTTATGGTCCATCACGTAGATGCGGTCAAAGGCGTCGAAATCGGCGGCCTGGAACTGGCGGGCGCACAGGCCGGAGATATCTATTCCCTGGCGATGGGCTTCCTTAATGGCGCGATGGTCCGGCGGATGGCCTATATGCCAGTTGCCGGTACCGGCAGAGTCTATTTCCCAGTCTAATCCCTTTTCTTGTACAAGATGCCTCATGATACCTTCCGCCAGGGGAGAGCGGCAGATATTGCCCAGGCATACCATCAGTATCTTCATATTAAATTGCGTATCAGCCCGCAAACCTACAAGTTATTATGGAAATGTTCACCTGTTTGCATCTATATAACAACAAAAAGAGGCTGTTCCGGTTGCAGTTGCTTTCAATAAAATAAAACGGGGTTCATTTGTAATCTCCGGAAAATGATCAAATTTTAAATCAAAAATTTACCACATGTTGAAAAAATGCCTCAAATTGCGTGTGGATGGAGGTCTGGCATTGGTTTTGGCACTTTTTTTTAACATTCTTCTAAAATTCCCGATTCAAGTTTAAAAAATATTTTTTTGTATAATTGTAATTCGCAAGATGGAAATGCAAGACGAACAAACAAACAGGCGACTGGAAAACAAATACAGGCCTATCGGTGAACTGGTAAGAGGTATCTTCTTTATTCTCTTCGGGCTTTTCGCAATCTTTGCGCAAAAGCTGGGACTTGGAGAGTTCCGTTTATCCCCTCAATGGATGACAGCATTAGGAGTAGTTTTATTGCTTTATGGTGTCTTCAGGATATATAATGGGATCAGGAAACTATTTTTTAACAGGAACTAACGGGTAGATATGTTTTTCGGTTTTACTAAAAAGTATGCTGTATATTTAACAGCTTTAGCATTAATGGCGGCCTGTAGCCCCAATCCGAATGCGAAAAAATTAGATACGGCAACAGAAGGGGAGATAAAGATTAGTGTGGATGAAACTTACAAGCCACTGCTGGACTCTGAGATCAAGGTGTTTGAGTCGCTGTATCCCAAAGCACACATTATTCCTTCCTATAAGCCGGAAGCAGAGTGCTTTAAAGATCTTTTAAATGATAGTGCCCGCATGGTCATCGTGACCCGCGATTTTAATGCTGCTGAGCGTGATTACTTCAAGAAAATAAAGATCACGCCCCAGAGCCTGATGCTGGCGTGGGATGCGCTGGCGCTCGTGGTAAATCATAGTAATCCGGACTCTGTCCTTACGATGAACCAGGTACGCGGTATCATGGACGGCACTAATAAAGACAGAAAATGGCAACTGGTGTTTGATAATGCCAACTCAAGCACTGTCCGTTATATTCAGGATTCCATCAATAAAGGTAAACCTTTGCCAGCCAACACTATGGCAGCTAAAACGAATCCGGAAGTAATAGATTACGTTTCCAAAAACAAGGATGCGATCGGTGTAATCGGCGTGAGCTGGATCTCAGATCCAAGCGACTCGCTGTCCATGGCCTTTATCAACAAAGTCTCCGTTGTGAAACTGCGAGC belongs to Chitinophaga sp. HK235 and includes:
- a CDS encoding low molecular weight protein-tyrosine-phosphatase, whose product is MKILMVCLGNICRSPLAEGIMRHLVQEKGLDWEIDSAGTGNWHIGHPPDHRAIKEAHRQGIDISGLCARQFQAADFDAFDRIYVMDHNNHRDVLKKARNAADKAKVHHLLPDDQDVPDPWFDDALFAPVFKLIYDACKSITDNKQ
- the hisS gene encoding histidine--tRNA ligase; protein product: MIKPGIPNGTRDFGPVVVRKRNYIFSTIRETFEVFGFQPLETPAMENLSTLTGKYGEEGDKLMFKILNNGDIFPKAQVATDNKSLVSAVTEKALRYDLTIPFARYVVMNQNDLALPFKRYQMQPVWRADRPQRGRYREFYQCDADVVGSNSLLNEVELLMIYDTVLTKLGLQGYELRINNRKILSGLAEVIGKPELLTDITISIDKLDKIGAEGVRKELAERGLTDTDITTIENFLAIGGTNEEKLAQLQTLLQSSATALKGIEELTYVLNSGFGTFSTTPIIDVTLARGLNYYTGMIVEVKAPPTVKMGSIGGGGRYDDLTGLFGLKGISGVGISFGVDRIYDVLEELQLFPQEAQQSTKVLFLNLSDDSARACFSYMMQLRAKGIAAELFHENAKMDKQMKYANKRGIPYVIILGESEMQEGLVSVKNLTSGQQDKIKAEQMADFII
- a CDS encoding substrate-binding domain-containing protein, which codes for MAACSPNPNAKKLDTATEGEIKISVDETYKPLLDSEIKVFESLYPKAHIIPSYKPEAECFKDLLNDSARMVIVTRDFNAAERDYFKKIKITPQSLMLAWDALALVVNHSNPDSVLTMNQVRGIMDGTNKDRKWQLVFDNANSSTVRYIQDSINKGKPLPANTMAAKTNPEVIDYVSKNKDAIGVIGVSWISDPSDSLSMAFINKVSVVKLRADNGSDFVLPYQAYIGIGTYPLKRGFYFCLKEPYHGLGSGFATFLGSYEGQLVIKQFRLFPARLNVVFREANLK